One window of Pogoniulus pusillus isolate bPogPus1 chromosome 9, bPogPus1.pri, whole genome shotgun sequence genomic DNA carries:
- the DUSP4 gene encoding dual specificity protein phosphatase 4: protein MVATEGLREMEGSALRRLVCRDEAGGPGRYLVLDCRPFLAHSAGHIRGALNVRCNTIVRRRAKGAVSLEQILPAEAEVRARLRAGLYAAVVVYDERSPRAEALRDDSTVALVVRALRRDTARADIRLLAGGYERFSSEYPEFCAKTKSLSNVSPTTSTETLDLGCSSCGTPLHDQGGPVEILPFLYLGSAYHAARRDMLDALGITALLNVSSDCPNHFEGHYQYKCIPVEDNHKADISSWFMEAIEYIDSVKECCGRVLVHCQAGISRSATICLAYLMMKKRVKLEEAFEFVKQRRSIISPNFSFMGQLLQFESQVLATSCAVEAVSPSGTLRERGKATSTPTSQFVFSFPVSVGVHATPSSLPYLHSPITTSPSC, encoded by the exons ATGGTGGCCACCGAGGGGCTGCGGGAGATGGAGGGCAGCGCGCTGCGACGCCTGGTGTGCCGCGACGAGGCCGGCGGCCCCGGCCGCTATCTGGTGTTGGACTGCCGCCCCTTCCTGGCGCACAGCGCCGGCCACATCCGCGGCGCCCTCAATGTCCGCTGCAACACGATCGTGCGGCGGCGGGCCAAGGGTGCCGTAAGCCTGGAGCAGATCCTGCCGGCCGAGGCCGAGGTGCGGGCGCGGCTGCGCGCCGGGCTCTACGCTGCCGTCGTGGTGTACGACGAGCGCAGCCCGCGCGCCGAGGCCCTGCGCGACGACAGCACCGTGGCCCTGGTGGTGCGCGCGCTTCGTCGCGACACGGCGCGCGCTGACATCCGCCTCCTGGCAG GGGGTTATGAGCGCTTCTCTTCAGAGTACCCTGAATTCTGTGCAAAAACCAAGTCCCTGAGCAATGTGTCACCCACCACCAGCACTGAGACCCTGGATCTGGGCTGCAGTTCCTGTGGGACTCCTCTTCATGACCAG GGTGGCCCTGTGGaaatccttcccttcctctacCTTGGCAGTGCCTACCACGCTGCCCGTCGGGACATGCTTGATGCACTGGGTATCACAGCCCTGCTGAATGTTTCCTCAGACTGTCCCAACCACTTTGAGGGGCACTACCAGTATAAATGTATCCCTGTGGAGGATAATCACAAAGCTGACATCAGCTCCTGGTTCATGGAGGCGATTGAGTACATTG ACTCCGTGAAGGAGTGTTGTGGCCGAGTCCTAGTCCACTGCCAAGCTGGTATCTCCCGCTCAGCCACCATCTGCTTGGCTTACCTGATGATGAAGAAGCGTGTcaagctggaggaggccttTGAGTTTGTCAAGCAGCGCCGGAGCATCATCTCCCCTAACTTCAGCTTcatggggcagctgctgcagtttgagTCACAGGTGTTGGCCACCTCATGTGCAGTGGAAGCAGTCAGCCCCTCGGGGACACTGCGAGAACGGGGCAAggccacctccacccccacctcTCAGTTTGTCTTCAGCTTCCCTGTTTCTGTTGGTGTCCATGCcactcccagcagcctcccataCCTGCACAGCCCCATCACCACGTCACCCAGCTGTTAG